GCGCTCAGGTAACATGGCTAGTTCTCCAGCAAGTAGACAGCGTCATCTGCTAGAAGCTAACAGCTAAATGCTACCGATAGCAGAGCCTACATTACCCGGTCTAAGGTCAGGGTTAGTGTGTCTCTAATGATGCCTGGCACGAAAAGTTGAGAAAAGTCACAATTGCAGCAACTGACCTTACGAAAACAATACTGTCTCCTCATACATCAGCAAAATCCAAAGAGCCACACTGCTTCCCGTAATGCTGATGGTCGCTTCATTTTATGTACCGGACTAACGCTGCAGCTAGCCGGCTGGAGGGAGAGTGGGGGAAGTGCACGTCGGCGGAAGGCAAGCTGTGCGTTTTGTGTAGCTAGCTTCTCAACTACATGGATGGCGCTGGGGTTAGCAGGCTAACCACTACTTCAGCTTTGTGGCCACACATACTCGCCAGGGAATGGAGACAGCTATATTACTCATCCAGCCCAGTTAAACTGTTTACCGACCTCTTTCAGCTAACAGACTTATGGATTTAGCTTGGATGCTAACAACTAGCTAGCTAACGCTCTGTTCTGGAATCCGATTTGTGCGATTGCGGGATTGCACGATTCActcaaaaataatttattgcaCAACCACATTCATTTGGAACTGTGCTTTATTCAATAACAGAATTGTCACCTTCATTGTCAACTTCCTGTACACCCTTTTGGCTATTAGCATCTCCCCATTTGGGTAAACTGTGTCGCGGCTGCACACTTCTCGTTGCGCCAAATACAATCAGGTCAAAAACAAATTCGTCCGAAACCTGGATGTCGGATCAACATTATATTAATGTCCCGTTGTATTCTGTTCGCAATTTCCTGCAATGTACACGCTTTTGCTTGTTGGTAGGCAGAGCGCGGAATATTAACTCTCTATATTAGGTCATTACATTTTCCAAAGCAGGGAAGCCATTTTAATTAGGTTGTTTTAATTGCAGCAGAAAGCTGGATGCCTCCGTCTTTGCCCGAGTGTGTGATTTTTACTGTGAAATGTACAGTACTATTGGAAATTAATTTTGCCCtctgaaatattcttatttatACTGTTTTCTCAACTGTGTCGAATCTGTGCAGTTGCAGTGTGATGGGGGTCAGACAACACATTTGCCACCCTTGATCGACATTGCAATGTATGGCTTTGAATATGATAATGTATTTAGTGATGACAATGCTATAGGTGAGTGTTTACAGTATGATTGCATTATAAAGAGACATTCAGACAGCTTTCCACGGTTCCACAAGACTGGCATATCAAAGCCTGTACATATTCTAGTTATGTCTTGAGTATAACACTTACATATTCAAATATAGAGATAATTGGAATTGTTGCATTGCATGCAGTGGGTGCACTGAGCAGCACCTGCTGCAGGGGGATTGATCTGCAGTTTGACCCTGCACTGTGAAATGCTTGCAGACATGCGCATGTGTGGAGACCTTTGTGTGAACCTCAAGGATTGGGGAAAAAGACTGGATGTGTAAAGGTTTTTACAGGAAGCAGCTATTAAATTagtttaaaatgacattaaataaaCATAGTCATCATAAGAAAAACTATTCCGGTTCAAAAGAAGGCCTAAAGATAGCCTGATAAGTTGTTAAAATGTTGTACGGTCAATttagcatacatacatacgtgcATAAAGGGACACTGTGCAggttttcattttgaaaatagGTTATTACAGGTCTCCTGGACAGGATTAGTTAACTCCCCATTCATCTTTAGCAAGATTGGATTAGATTTTAGGGGGGTCGAGACCATTTGGAAGACAGGCCAATTGGCCAATGGCCGTAAACAGAGGGCGGTATTAAGGGCAACCCCTCCCTGCCATTggtccagcagcagcagagtgACTGCTTTTCCCATCTGCCTCCTGCATCTCAAAGATAATCCCTTAGAATACCGCCACAGATGTTACAACAGAGCACATAAACACAATTTGGTATTCCATGTAGGATTTTTCATAGATTTAAGGGCTCAGGAGTTTACTGGATGGGGTTAGGTATGCTTTTATTTGACTTACTCATAGTGTTGTTTTGGGTTCCATGTACTATATACACATGACCTtgaagtattttattaaaactcaaaagtgttaaaataaaGTGTATAATTTTCAGTAGAGTGCTTTATGTATGTACCTGTTGTCAAACAATGGAGTTAAAATAACATGCATAAGGGCAGGCTTTCCACCAGGGGATGCTGTTAggaatgtttttgtacttttgtactctAAATTTGGTGGGTTTCAACATTAAATAATCACAGTGTTGTTTCATTACTTGTGATTCAAAGCCAATTTCacttaaaatgacatattggaAGATGCACTAGTGATAAAAATCAAGGCAGCTGCCCTAAAAGACCCACTTTTATCATGTTCAGGCCCTTCAAATGAAATGTAGTGTGCTGCAAGTCACCATATCACTCTATTGCGTAAAATAGGTAAAAGCTGCAGTACTTCAGAGCTAAAAACAAGATACAAAACcttgttaaattaaatttttaatatttcatgacATGACAAAATGTGAGGACATTCGATACAAGTGGTGCACTTATTATAATTGGAAACATTTACCAGGTATATTCCAACTCATAgggtacaaaaatataaattctaTTGATTTGAGAAACTCACTATTACATGTGGGAGAAAAATGTCCATGATAATGTCTATAATATATTCAATTACAAATAATCCAGTAAGATTGGTGCATTATGCTAGGATCAACACACTGATGTTCAGAACAAGTGAAGAGAAACTGGAGGTGTTAGTGAAAATGTAGCAGTTAAGTCTGTACTTCTAAGGGTGGAAAGTGTTGGGATGTAAAATGATGGAGCCCATAGTGTACAGTAAGCGAGCATACCAGTGCACTTTGGATGTCTGATGACTGAGTCTCTCATCAACATCCTGATGTCCAATAGAACTATTCGTCACATAGAAAACTGCGGTGTCCTCTTTGACCAAAGTGCCGCAATGAAGTGAAGTTGTGTTAGTGCAACTAACTAGTGTAGTTTCCCCCCATAGTAGGCGCTCCAATGAGGAGAGGAGTCGCAGAGGTCCAAACGCCCAGTGTGAAAGTGCATGGTCTTCCACTACTGCGTAGCTGGAGACCAGCACTCCGTCAACAAACAAAGTTCCATCTTCTGTCAAAGGTGCATAGACGCCCATAGTCTCTTGTACTGAAACTGAAATGATGCGAGAATGGTGTAACCGACCGTCTGCTCGGTGGATCAGAACACAGTCCTGGGTTCTGGCTCTGCTGGCAAACCAAGCCCTGTACTTACTGCTGTCACGTGTGCAGTCAGGGTCTAAGAAGACCAAGTGATGTGGAGTGACAGCCAATCTATGACTGTCTTCTGTCTTCAGAGACAGAACAGTGGACCGGGCTTCTTGATCCCGGTGCAGAAACAACAGGAATGGGCTAAATACTATTTGGCCTGTCGTAGACACGGCCATGACTTTGTCCCCAGGGGTCAGTGATGATAAGGTCTTCTGCCGGCCTCCAGCAACTGTCACCCGGGCCCAGCCTGGGAAACAGCCTCCCTTTTCCACTGCAACAGAGTGATCTTGCAGGAAGACAGAAAGTAAgatactggtcaaaagtttgaggccagctttttcacacagcttGACGTAGTAAAATAGCAAATGGGAAAAAGCCAGAACACTGACAATATGTATTGGCATTGAAAATAAGTTTTCAGCATTGTAGAAAAAGATGATTTAACAATGAAACAGCTATTGGAACTAAAAAAAGTCTCCTCGCCAAAACACATTAagctgaaagtgaaaaaaaataagattgaAAGTGAAAACCAGGAAGTTGAAattgaaaaacaatgacaaaaaatatacaaaaaaaatgtacatgaagGACAAATCTAAAGACTGACCAAAAAAACCACATTAATCCAATAAAATATTGTATATCTTTTTAAGGTtcgtgtttttgtttatttttctgtgGAATCttcaaatgaattttttttttttcctgcaatgaTGAAATGCATTTTCAATGCCATTGATGGCAGTGTTCTGGCTCAATAAAATACCCACATTAGCAATGACATTAATTAGAGTTCTATTCCTTTGGAGTTTTAGAGAGGATCACATTAAGTGAGAATTGATCCCACACTTGATGCACAAAAgtcagctatgtgaaccactatAGTACCAGTGGCTGCAGTGCAATGTTTgttgttgaatttttttttttttttattcagttaCATGGCTTTTGCTTTACTTGTGAGATTGTAGATAATAGCTGACATTGTCATGCACTGTTTTAGGAATGGGTTTCATAACAATGTGTGTGACAAAACTGTAAGTGGAGGTCACACTGACTACTTTCCAGTATAGCCTTCATGGGTTTGTACTGTTAATACCATCCTAATAAAGAAACAGAGGAATGTTTGTATATGGTCACTAAAGCATTGAAAAAACTGTCAATCCTTAGGTTGACTTATGACCTTTGGTTCATGGCActtgtaacatacagtatataacgcTATAATGACGCACATTGTCTTACCAGCTTTTACAGAGCAGTGGATGTGATATTTGGACTCGTAGTGGACCCAGTCAAAGCCCGCCTCCACAGCCAGCTGGGCGAGCAGTCCGTACTTGTCCGTTTCCCTGTCATCGGTGGTGATGTCCACAGCACGACCTTCATAGTGGAGAGATCCAGGAGGGTGGTGACCATCCTCGTCCCAGGCCTCTGTTACTCGTAGGTGCACCCCTGGCCACTGGTTCATTACAGCTATGGCCAGCCTGTTCAAACACTCCTTACAGCGCTAAAATAAAAGTTAAACACGGGAGTTATTCAGATCCTAACCCATAacttaatatatataatacaagtGTATCTTGAATGCTGCTGAGGTGCCCTTCAGCAAGGCGCTGAACCCCCAGCTTCCAACTGTCTTTATGTGTCCCCCCCTTCACTCTACATGTTCATAGGAACCTATCATAAGTGTCTGTCTCAGCTCCATAGGGTGCAATTTGAATCTCCTCAGCCAGTGCACTACTTAAATTCTGTTCTTCCTCTTGTACGCTAGAGGGCACTAACCAGCTTCTTAGTAactgtaaaatgtcaaaatgagtgttgtttgtttttcctagTGTGTGCTTGTTGCTTCTGCAATGAAGCTGTTATGATATACGTATGTAATACTTAGTGTTGCATACGCTCTGCTCTTCACAACAAAACCTAATATCAGGAAAACATCAGCCTTTAAAtgcattaaatacatcatttacttttttaaataaaaaaatatgacatgcgCATAATGCCAAaacttaataaaaatgtaatttctatgtatttttcttATTGCACTCTTTTAATGTGATATTTGTGAGAGCATTACATTGAATGCTTTTCTTATGCATCGTTAGACAACTTCATTAAACCTAAATCAAAAGAGCATGAATATGAAATGACTCCAGACTAAGAATACAGTTGACCCACGTGTACAGCGGACGGCATGTTTGAACCCCACTCAAGTAGGAATGTCAGACactttttatcatttattaacATGGTGAAGTTAAGTGCAATATATGAGTCCATTACACACCTCACTGCTTTCAGTTGTGAAATTTTGATTCCACTATTTCAACACTGTCTCTCCCGTATTACAATTCATTTTCTGCGCCGGCACATAAATTTTCCCATGACTGCGGTGCTAAAAGCCAGTTTCAACCTTTCTCAAACAATTGGGACATTAGGGGAAAAAAGATACTGTAGCCAGTTTGGTGCATTCCTTTGCTCTTTTTGACAGGGTGATAGAATAATCAAGGCCATTCTCTGACTTTCACGGCTGTGCCAAGCATGAGTTTCACCCCTGAGACATTTGATGAGAATTGTGACTCCTTAGCACTCTTGTGGGCCGCAATGTTTCAGCCTCACAAAGAAGTGCACTGGGCAAATGATGGTGTCAAGGGATGTTGCGGCCTGAAATGGTATGGAGTCTaatgagaaatgtgggaaaGAGTTGTGAAAAGAAGGGAAGCATGGGAGAGATTGCCACTACAAAGAAGGCAGATGGGAAAATGTATTGGCATGCACTGTGGAATGTGACAGTAAAAGGGTGAGAACGAGAGGGACAGAAAGCAAACTAGATACATTTTCCCTCCTAATGCCATTGAAGAAAGGCGTTTCATTGTCACAACTACAATAGTGGCTTTTCCAACGGTGCATGCCATTACTTCAGCAGGCGGGAATTTCGTATAGGCGACCTCTCTCCAAGTGACGCACAATGATTGTCTTTCACATCTGGGCAAAAGGGGCACATGCACTCAAAAGTGGGCATTAGAAGGGCACAGATGTACAACCGCGAACATTCATCACCCGGGATGGGAAGGAACACAGATTTTTATCCTGAATAAGCAAAGAAAGCCACAGCAGTCACTCAGTGGAAGAAATCACTTCCCGTTGTTGCATGTGTGGGATTGAAATACCAAATCTTGACGGCTGTACACAGTATGTAGTTTTGACGATGAGGCCCATCCACCTGTCATGGCAGTATTCCCAATAACAAAGTCTTTGGTTAAAGATTAAATAGAGCCATTCTTGTTCAGGGAGCTCAGCTTCTTAAGGGGGAGTGTTGAATTACGTCCTTCTTATCTTAAGAAAAGGGAGTTTGGTTGAAACATACACACTCTCTGTTGAACATTGAGCCCGCCAATGGCAAACAATGAATGAGGTGATGTGATTTATTTGATTATGTGTATATAAGAGTGTTTGAGCATCTTTCTTTGAGGCCTCACCAGGGCAAATGGCAACaaatatgaaatgtaaaaacacacttacTTTTGTCATGAAGCGATCGGCATTGGTGTTCTCTTCATCTTTGAACACAATATCTGGGTTGTAGTTGCACACCAGTTCATTGAAGCGCTCAGAGTTGCGCGTGATCTTGCCCTCTGCCCTCCCACTGGCCCCCAGGTTGTTCTCTGAGAAGTTGGGGAAAAATTGCTTATAGTGCATGGCTGTCAGTTTCCTGGGCCTGGACCGGACGCCGTACCCAGGCCCCGGTCCGCATCCCTCCGCCAGACACAGGCAGGTCCACAGGGCAAGCAGGCTGAGGTGAGAGCTCCGGGCCCAGCCGGGCTGCTTCATTGGGGAGGCTTGGGTGACATGTAGGATAGGGTCACAGCTTGATCCATTCCATATAACATAGAGCTTTACAATGAAAACTTACTTGCTGTTTGGACATAATGCTCCTTTTAAGTAGACTATAAAAAGGTTCCTCAGGTATTTAAACtaagaagacacacacacttgttgCTGTGCAATTCCACTCATGGGTGCCACAAGTGCAGTTAaagtcatcttcttcttctacaaGACACAATTGGCGCTGCTCTCCAAGTGATTGCTAAATCCCATGCATGAATCATGATGTGCACCATAAAGTCCGACAGCCATGCTCATCCTCCTGTCTCGTCTTAacttttgttttcctcctccccTTCTTCTCCTTCCAGCGTCCTTTGATGACTTGAAGCGCTCCTGGCCACCTTGTACCAGCCATCGGGTCTTATTAGAGCCCAGAACAGATTGCCCTCCCTTCCTCTCTGCACGCTCCCACTGCACCAGCACACGCCTCCAATTCAACCTTTGAAAGGACATATGATTAGTCTACTCGTGTTAACACAATGACACCCCCTGCGAGCTCACTGCCTGTCAGACGACTTCGGCCACTTTGCTTGCAGACAAATGCTTTTTTGGGTGTCATATTTAAAGCTTCAAACGTCTAAATTAATACCACTTTTAACAAAAGAGCAAACTTATTCATACATAAGTACATGTTTATGCCTAATACAACATCCTCCAGTCTTTTGCCACTTTCTTCTTTCACTTCCAGACATAAGATAACAGTCTGACTGTTAGGTCAAAGGTTAAagacacaaaaaataacaagtgcGTGTTATTAATAGACAAACTTGAAAGTGAAGGTCATGCAGAGAAAACAAGTGTCCAACCTTGACACCCCTAAAAGTCTTCCTTACTTCCTGTGTTTGAGGAACCTACGGTGCCCCCAAGACCTCTCACTCGAAAACAACCCATTATTTTTATCCATCTCAGAACAATAGCTGGCAGAGCCATTAAATTTATCTGATAATGCTGGACAAAGGAGGAGAGAGGAATAATTTGCAGTTCCAGGGGTCTGACATCTGCAATCACATACGGAAGCTTGGATTAATGTCAGATGGAGAGGGTGGAGTGTATACACTGTGCTATCTCTGGAAATACTGGAACAACCGTAgatgacttacagtatatgtattatttgtttAAAGTAAGTGTACATattcattatatacagtatgcaccaAATAATGCAATCCAATACAAAACTTATAACAAAAGTAGCGACGAGGTtggtggctggtgaggcactgactcctttggagtttttttttaaatgttaatacaggttgctcattaagtggataacaagaaaaagaagagaatatttGTTTAAAACGATGTCTTGAAATAGTTTTCAAATAcctcttagtcccatttattcacatttttattaactggtcaatttgtgttcttaccttttatcggTATATGAAGTAcaatgttccctcgctctatcgcagattttttttagtgcttctttttttttttattccggtgtttaagccgccACTTCTTTCTTAAACTTTAAACAGTTGTGTGGCTAATTTATTGCtaagttctaatcttgtgatatctcctttacttcagaactactactaatcagtGAACTCACGATGAGCTTATCCACCCATTGGacatcgcaggaggtcattactcaatataacagacTCACGGCGTCATCTTACAAAAAaggctaaactcatcacacagcaaattaacactcaaaaggtagttAGGAAATATTACCAATATTACCATTAGTACTGataggagttaaaaaaaaaaaaaaactattttaacggcttcccataatgcattgagTCCAAATAAAgtattcattggtgcctgccggggtgctgcaatgatatCAGCCTCTCTgtaggctcctctggctccctctggtggacagaggcagcattgcagcgccattcatccattcattttgtatgccgcttgtccttccGATTTCGATTTTCACTGTACAGGGCAAATGGCAAACAGCGGGTATGGCATCATGTGGGAATTGCTGAAGACAATG
Above is a genomic segment from Dunckerocampus dactyliophorus isolate RoL2022-P2 chromosome 1, RoL_Ddac_1.1, whole genome shotgun sequence containing:
- the dhh gene encoding desert hedgehog protein produces the protein MKQPGWARSSHLSLLALWTCLCLAEGCGPGPGYGVRSRPRKLTAMHYKQFFPNFSENNLGASGRAEGKITRNSERFNELVCNYNPDIVFKDEENTNADRFMTKRCKECLNRLAIAVMNQWPGVHLRVTEAWDEDGHHPPGSLHYEGRAVDITTDDRETDKYGLLAQLAVEAGFDWVHYESKYHIHCSVKADHSVAVEKGGCFPGWARVTVAGGRQKTLSSLTPGDKVMAVSTTGQIVFSPFLLFLHRDQEARSTVLSLKTEDSHRLAVTPHHLVFLDPDCTRDSSKYRAWFASRARTQDCVLIHRADGRLHHSRIISVSVQETMGVYAPLTEDGTLFVDGVLVSSYAVVEDHALSHWAFGPLRLLSSLERLLWGETTLVSCTNTTSLHCGTLVKEDTAVFYVTNSSIGHQDVDERLSHQTSKVHWYARLLYTMGSIILHPNTFHP